The Phaeacidiphilus oryzae TH49 region GTCAACGGCGCCCTGATCGGCGAGCGCTGGCGGATCGGCCGGGACGTGCTGCTGGAGGTCAGCTGCCCGCGGATCCCCTGCGGGACGTTTCAGGGCTGGATGGAGGAGCCGGGCTGGATCAAGCGGTTCACCCTGGCCGCCCTGCCGGGGGCCTACCTGCGGGTGGTCGAGCCGGGCGAGATACGCGGCGGCGACCGCGTGGTGGTCGAGTACCGGCCGAGCGGCCACGAGGTCAGCGTCGCCACCGCCTTCCGCGCCCTCACCACGGCTCCGGAGCTGCTGCCCGGCCTCCTCGACGCCCCCGCCCTCCCCGCCGAGCTCCGCGAACGCGCGCGCAAGCGGCTGCCGTTCGACTGACGACCGCCCACCGCGGGCTCGACGATGTCCGCCCGCTCGCCTGAACATGCGGAACGCCCGATTGCCCGGGTAGCGTTCTGCCCGACTCGGCGCCGGCTTCGTCGAAGGAGCATCCGACATGGAATTCCTCGTCACGATGACCACCACCGTCCCGGCGGGGACCCCGGAAGCGGAGGTCGACGACGTCCGCGCCCGCGAGGCCGCGAACTCCGCCCGACTGGCCGAGGAGGGCAGCCTGCTGCGGCTGTGGCGTCCCCCGCTGCAGCCCGGCGAGTGGCGCAGCCTCGGCCTGTTCGAGGCCCCGGACGCGAAGTGGCTGGAGGAGACGCTGGCCGGCATGCCGCTCCGGATCTGGCGGAGCGACGAGGTCACCCCGCTCGCCCCGCATCCCAACGATCCGGGCCCGGCCGCCTCCGACGGCGGTGCGGACTCCCCCGAGTTCTTCGTCCTCTTCGTCGTCGATCCCGCGAAGGGCGGTCCCGCCGACGCCTTCAAGGAGGCCACCGCGGCCGAGGCGGTCCGCACCCGCGAGCTGGCCGCGGAGGGGCATCTGGCCCGCCTCTGGCGCCTTCCCGGGGACGGAAGGGCGCTCGGCCTCTGGCGGGCCGGGTCCCCCGAGGAGATGCGGGACATCCTCGGCACCCTGCCCCTCACCCCCTGGCTCACCACCGAGACGACGCCGCTCACCGCGCATCCCAGCGACCCGGCGAGCCGGCCCTGACGTCCTGCCCCGGAGGTTCCGGGCTCCCGAGCTCTTGGTTCCGATAAGAACAATCGTTCCTAAGGTGGTGTACGTTTGTTCCTATGGCGACCGCAGAGCAGCGACACGAACGTCGGCCCCGCCGGCACGACCCGGAGCGGCGCGCGCGGATCCTGGACGCCGCGCTCGACGCCCTGGTCTCGGACGGGGCCGCCGGCCTGACCCATCGGAAGGTGGCCGCGCGGGCGGACGTGCCGCTGGGCTCGGTCACCTACCATTTCGCGAGCCTGGCCGACCTCCAGGCACAGGCCTTCGCCCGCTATGTGGAGCAGCGGACGGCGGAGTTCGCGGCACTCTTCACGGGAGTGCGCGAGCGGGCGGAGCTCGTCGAGGTCCTGGTGGAGCTCGTGCAGGGAGGACCCGCCCGCAGCCGCAGCGCGGTACTCGGCTTCGAGCTCCACCTGGCCGCCCTGCGTGACCCCGCCCTCCGCGCCCTCACCGCGCGGTGGACCGCCGACAGCCGGGCCGTGCTGGCCCGCTTCACCGATCCGGAGACCGCGGGGCAACTCGACGCGCTGCTGGAGGGCCTGATCATGCATCAGCTGCTGGCGACCGAACCGTCCTCCCGCGCGTCCACCCGAGCGGCGATCACCAAGGCACTGTGTACGACCGAACCCACTGGAGGCCGCGATGCCGAGCAGTAGCAGCCGCAGCGGCGAGGGCAGCAGCCGAGCCGCCCGTCCGCTGATCGCCGTCCCCGCCGTCCCCGGCGCCCCCGCCGTCTCTGACGCCGAACTCGCCGATCTGCGCGAGCGGTTGAGACGTACCCGGTGGGCCGCGCGCTGGCCGCTGGACGGCTGGGCGGCCGGCACCGATCCGGAGGAGCTCCGCCGCCTGGTCGCGTACTGGGCGGACGGCTACGACTGGCGGGCCCGCGAGGCCGAGCTCGGCGCCCTCCCGGCACACCTCGCCGATCTGGACGGCACTCCCCTCCACTACCTCCGCTACGACGGCGAGCACCCGGACGCACTGCCCCTGGTCCTCACCCACGGCTGGCCCAGCACGGTCCTCGAACTCACCGCGCTGGCCGAGCGGTTGGCCGCCCCCAGCCGCTACGGCGGCGAGGCGGCGGACGCCTTCACCGTCATCGTCCCGGCCCTCCCCGGCTTTCCGTTCTCCCCGCAGCGCCCGGCGCTCACCGCCGCCGAGCAGACCCACGACCTGTGGCACCGCCTGATGCACGACGTCCTGGGCTTCGAGCGGTATGCCGCCCACGGCGGCGACCTGGGCGCCGGCATCACCTCCCGGCTCGCCGAGGCCCACCCGGAGTCCCTGGTCGGCATCCACCTGCTGGCGGTGGCCGCCCCGGCCTCGTACCAGGCGTCCGAACTCACCGCCGAGGAGCGGGAGTACCTGGACTCGCTGACCGCCTGGCAGCAGCAGGAGGGCGGCTACCAGCACCAGCAGAGCACCCGCCCGCTCACCCTCGCCCAGGGCCTCTCCGACTCCCCCGCCGGGCTGCTCGCCTGGCTGGTCGAGAAGTACCGGGCCTGGAGCGACTGCGGCGGCGACCTCTCCACCCGCTTCACCGACGACTTCCTCCTCACCCAGGCCTCGCTGTACTGGTTCACCAACAGCATCTCCACCTCCTTCCGGCCCTACTACGAGTACGCCCAGGGCCTGACCCACCGGGTGGCCCGGGTGGAGGTTCCGACCGCCGTCGCGGTCTTCCCCGCCGACATCAGCCGCCCCCCGCGCTCCTGGGCCGAGCGCACCTACGAGGTCGCCCGGTACACCCGGATGCCCCGTGGCGGCCACTTCGCCGCCCACGAGGAGCCGGCCCTGCTGGCCGAGGACATCACCGCCTTCTACCGCCCGTACCGTCGCCCCCCCGGCCTCAGCCCGCGGTGAACCCGCCGTCGGCGGCCAGGACGGCGCCGGTCACGAAGGAGGAGCGCGGCGAGGCGAGGAAGCAGAGGACCTCGGCGATCTCCCGGGGGCCGGCCACCCGGCCGAGCGGATGGGCGTCGCCGAAGGAGGTCAGATACGCGCGGCTGTCCGGGCGGAAGGTGTCCAGGAAGTCCGTCTCGATCACGCCCGCCGCGACCAGGTTCGCCCGGATGCCGAGCGGGCCGCCCTCCAGCGCCAGCACCTTGGTCAGCTGGGCCAGTGCCCCCTTGGAGGCGCTGTAGGCGGCGCCCTGCGGCAGGCCGACGGTGCCCGCATAGGAGCCGGTGGAGACGATGGCGCCGCCGCCTCGGGCGGCCATGACCCGGAAGCACTCGCGGGCGAGGAGGAAGGCGCCGCGGGCGTTGACCGCCAGCAGCTCGTCCCAGTCCTCGGCGGTGGTCTCGGTGACCGGCTTGTTGAGGGTCCGGCCGGCGTTGTTGACCAGGATGTCCAGCCGGCCGAAGGCCTCCAGGGCGGCGCCCACCGCACGGACCGCGGTCTCCTCCAGGGCCACGTCCCCGGTGAGCGTCACCACGCCCGGCGTCTCCTCGGCGAGGGCCGCGAGTTCGGGTCCGCGCAGGTCGACGGCGAGCACCCGGGCGCCACGCGCGGTGAGCAGCGCGGTCGTCTCCCGGCCGACGCCGCGCGCGGCCCCGGTGACGAGGGCGGTCATTCCGGCGAATTCGTTGGTGGTCATGCGGTCTCCCGGTTCAGGTCGGGGCGGTGGCGGAGGAGGGTCGCCGCGGCCAGTCCGGCCAGCACGACGGCGACGATGACGGCGGTCGCGGAGGCGTATCCGGCCGGCGCCCCGCCCGCCGGCCCCGCCCCCGCCGGCTGCCCGGACTCGACCACGGCGGTGACCACGGCGAGCACCACGGCGCCGCCGATCTGCATGGACGTGTTGAGGAGGGCGCCCGCGAGGCCCTGGTCCCGGTCCGGCACCCCGGCCACCGCGCTCAGGTTCAGCGCCGGGAAGACGGCCGCCGTGCCGAGCCCGTTGAGCACCATCACCGGCAGGACGACGCCGGTGAAGGAGGCCCCGGGCCCGATCCGGAAGAAGAGCGCGTACGACAGCGCCAGCAGCAGCATCCCGACAGCGATCATCCGGTGGGCGCCGAACCGCGCGGCCAGCCGCCCGGCGAAGGGCGCCAGGCCGCCGTTGACGAGTCCGAGCGGGACGAACGCCCCGGCGGTCCGCAGCGGCGACCAGTGGAGCACGTTCTGCAGACAGAGGGTGGCGATGAAGGCGAACGCGGTGTAGCCGCCCCACATCGCGAAGATGGTGAGGCTGGTCCCCGCGGTCCTCCGCCGCGCCAGGAAGGGCAGCGGCACCAGCGGCCGGCGCGTCCCGGACTCGATCCGCAGGAAGAGGGCCAGCAGCAGCACCGCAGCCGCGAACAGCACCAGGGTGCCGGCGGACCCCCAGCCCTCCTCGGGCGCCCGCGTGATGGCGTACACCAGGAGGACCAGGCCGCCGGTGGCGGTCAGCGCGCCGGGGACGTCGACCCGGGCCCGCTCCCCGGCCGGCGGGTCCGCGGGCAGCAGCCGGAGCCCGGCGAGCAGGGCCAGCACGGCGATCGGCGCCGGCAGGACCAGCACCAGCCGCCAGGAGAGCTCGGTGAGCACCCCGCCCAGCACCAGCCCGCCGACGAAGCCGCAGGCGCCCGCGGTGGCGTACCAGCCCAGGGCGCGGCCGCGCCGCGGCCCCTCAGGCCAGCCCGTGGTGATCAGTGAGAGGGCGGCGGGAGCAAGGAAGCCCGCCGCCACGCCCTTCACCAGGCGGGCCGCGATCAGCAGCCCGCCGTTCGGGGCCAGCGCGCCGAAGAGGCTCACCACGGCGAACACCGCCACCGCCGCCAGAAAGGCCCGGCGGCGGCCGAAGAGGTCCGCCACCCGCCCGCCGAGCAGCAGGAACCCGCCGTAGCCGAGGGCGTAGGCGGAGACGATCCACTGCAGCGCGCCGGAGCCCATGCCGAGGTCGCGCTGGATGGCGGGCAGGGCGACGTTGACGTCGGAGAGGTCGACGGCGTCCATGAAGTGGGCGGCGCACAGCACCAGGAGTGCGGCTGCGCCGGGGTCGGTTGTGCCGGGGTCGGTTGTGCCAGGGTCGGTTGTGCCAGGGTCGGCTTTGCGTGTCGTCCGCATGTGAGTCCCAGGGGTCGGTCGGTTCCGGCACCGAGTCTGGGCGGCTCGTCCCGCGGCGGCCAGGACGCGTGCAGCCTGGGTGCGGCACACCCAGGCTGCCCCGCGGACCGGCCCTTACGCTGGACGTATGGACGGCAACCACCTGGGAGAGTTCCTCCGCGCCCGCCGGGCCCGGCTGCGGCCCGAGGACGTGGGGATGACCGGCTACGGGGTGCGCCGGGTCAGCGGGCTGCGCCGCGAGGAGGTGGCCGTCCTGGCCGGCGTCAACGCCGACTACTACACCCGGCTGGAACAGGGCCGGGAGCGCCGCCCGTCAGCCCAGGTGCTGGACGCCCTGGGCCGCGCGCTGCGGCTGGACGCCGACGCCCGGGCGCACCTCCACCGGCTGGCCGGTACCGCCCCGGAGCCGGCCCCGCCGCTGTACACCGCCGAGCGGGTCAGCCCCGAGCTGCGGCAGCTGATGGACGGCTACGCCGGCACCCCGGCCTTCGTGATGAACAGGACCCTGGACCTCCTGGCCGCCAACGCGCTGGCCGAGGCGCTCTACTCGGCCTTCACCCCGGCCGACAACCTGGCCCGGATGACCTTCCTCGACCCGGCGGGCCGGCGGTTCTACCAGGACTGGGATCGGGCCGCCCAGTCCGCCGTCGCCAACCTCCGCGAGGCCGCCGGCTTCGACCCCGACCATCCACGGCTGCGCGAACTGGTCACCGCCCTCAGCGAGGGCAGTTCCCACTTCGCGCGCCTCTGGCGGGCCCACGACGTCCGCGGCAAGACCCGGGACGCCAAGCACCTCGTCCACCCCGACGTCGGCCCCCTCACCCTCACCTACCAGTCCTTCGACGTCCGCGAGGCCCCCGGCCAGCAACTGGTCATCTACCACGCGGAACCCGCCACCCCCAGCGCCGAGGCCCTGAAGCTCCTCGGCTCCCTCCACGCCAGTCGGCACCCGAGCCGACCGGCTGCCGGCGGCTAGGCCGCCGCCCCGGGTCATTCGGTCAGGAGGCGCTCCGCCACGGCCGAGTCGGTGACCAGCGAGGTGATCAGGCCCGAGCGGAGGACGGCACCGATGGCGCGGGCCTTGCGGACCCCGCCGGCCACCGCGAGCACCTCGGGGACCGCGCGCAGATCCTCGGCGCCGATGGCGACGCAGCGGTCGGTCAACTCCTGTGCGGTGAGCGAGCCCTGGGCGTCGAAGAGGAGTCCGGCCATCTCGCCGACGACGCCCTCGTCGGCCAGCCGCTCCCGCTCCTCCGAGCTGAGCGAGTCGTAGACCGTGGAGACCCCGGGCCCCCAGGCGCCGATCGACACCACCGCCACCCGCACCTGCGGATACTCGGCGAAGACCCTGGCCACGCCCGGCTGGGCGCGCAGGGTGGCCGCCGTCCCGGGGTCGGGGAGCACCAGCGGCGCGTAGATGGGCAGCGCGGAGCCGCCGGAGATCCGGGCGGCCCGGCGTACCGACTCGACCGAGCCGGCCTGGCCGGGCGGCACACCGGGGGTGCCGGTGCCGTTCGGGCCGCCGTCGTAGACGCCGGTGAGCTGGACGACCGTGCAGTGCGGGAGGGTGGTGAGGGCGTCGGCGGTGGCGTTCACCGCGTTGCCCCAGGCGAGGCCCAGCACCCCGTCCTCCTCGACGAGTTCGCCGATCAGGCGGGCCGCCGAGCCGCCCAGGCCGACCGGGTCGGGCAGACCCTCCTCCTCGTGGGCGGTGACCACCACCGCGTGGTGCAGCCCGTAGCGGGCGCGCAGCGCGTCGGAGCGCTCGGCGTCCAGCTCGTCCGGGGTGCGGATCTCTATCCGGACCAGTCCGGTCTCCAGCGCGCGGTCGAGGACCCGCGCCACCCGGAACCGGCTGACCCCGAACTCCTCGGCTATCTGCACCTTGGAGCGGCCCTGCAGGTAGAAGCGCCGCGCCATGGCCGCCGCCTGGATCAGCTCGCCCGGCCCCATGCCGCCGGTTCCGACCGCCGCCACCGTTCCCCACCTCCCCTGCCGCGACCGCTTCGGGACCGATTCGCCGCGGGGGGAGACCGAAACCTCCACGAAAGCAGCTGACGGGTGACCTTGACGGCCGGATCTGACAGTACTTCAATGAGCGTCGCTCAGATGATACTTGCCGCGCTCAGATGAGCACCATACGCCGATGGCAAGCAGGACAGGAAGACCCAGCAGGACGAGCAGGCACGGGAGCCCAGAGAGATGCCGATACCCAGAGCCGCCGGACGCCCCCACCGCCGGGCCGCGACCACCACCGGCGCCGCCGCACTGACCGCCGTGCTCGCCCTCACGGCCAGTGGCTGTGCCGGCGCCGGCGAGGTCGGCAGCGCGTCCGGCGGGACCACCGTGACCGTCGCGATCGTCGCCAACCCGCAGATGCAGGACGTCGAGACGCTCACCTCGGAGTTCACCAGGACCCATCCGGGGATCCACATCGACTACGTCACCCTGCCGGAGAACGAGGCCCGGCAGAAGATCACCGAGTCGGTGGCCACCGGCAGTGGCGAGTTCGACGTCGTCATGATCAGCAACTACGAGACCCCGATGTGGGCCAAGAACGGCTGGCTGGTGGACCTCCAGCCGTATGCGAACAACACCGCCGGCTACGACCCGGCGGACTTCATCGGCCCGATCCGGCAGTCGCTCTCCTACCGGGGCGACCTCTACTCGGTGCCGTTCTACGGCGAGTCGTCGTTCCTGATGTACCGCAAGGACCTCTTCGCCGCCCACCACCTGACCATGCCGGCCCACCCCACCTGGCAGCAGGTCGCGCACTTCGCCGACGTGCTGAACGACCCCGGGCACAACATGGCCGGCATCTGCCTCCGCGGCGACCCCGGCTGGGGCGAGAACCTGGCGCCGCTCGACACCGTCATCAACACCTTCGGCGGCACCTGGTACGACAAGGACTGGAACGCGAAGCTCGACTCACCCGCCACCGAGAAGGCGGTCTCCTTCTACACCGACCTGGTCCACCGGGACGGCGAGCCCAGCGCGGCCACCTCGGGCTTCACCGAATGCGGCACCGACATGGGCCAGGGCACCGCCGCGATGTGGTACGACGCCACCTCCGCGGCCGGCACGCTGGAGGACCCGACGTCCTCCAAGGTCGCCGGAAAGGTCGGCTACGCGCCGGCGCCGGTGGTCGACACGCCCTCCTCCGGCTGGCTGTACTCCTGGTCGCTCGCCCTGCCCAAGACCTCCCAGCACAAGGACGCGGCCTGGCAGTTCGTCTCCTGGGCCACCTCGAAGGAGTACATCAGACTGGTCGGCTCGAAGCTCGGCTGGTCCCGGGTGCCGCCCGGCAGCCGGGAGTCCACCTACGCCATCCCGCAGTACCGGAAGGCGGCCGCCGCGTTCGCCCAGCCCACCCTGGACTCGATCAGCACCGCACGGCCGCAGCAGCCAGGCGTCCAGCCGGTTCCGTACACCGGCGTGCAGTTCCTGGACATCCCGGAGTTCGAGGACCTGGGCACCCGGGTGAGCCAGCAGATCTCCGCCGCCGTCGCCGGACAGGAGTCGGTCCCCTCGGCACTGTCCCAGGCCCAGTCCTACGCCGAGACGGTCGGCCGCACCTACCGCAAGCAGTGATCTGACCAACCGTCGAAGACACCTCATCTCACGAGAGTTGGGAGGCACCCACGCCATGGCCGCCCTCGCCCCGACCGCCTCCGCGCCGGAGCTCAGCCGCCCCGCGGGCGGCCGGCGAAGCCCGCGCGCCGAGGCCAGAAGCCGCCGGATACCGCTGAGCCCGGCTCTGGTCTTCATGCTGATCGTCACCCAGATCCCCTTCCTGCTGACGATCGTCTTCTCCTTCGAGTCCTGGAACCTGGTCCGCCCCGGATCGCGGCACTGGGTCGGGTTCTCCAACTACGCGGACGTCTTCACCGACAGCGAGTTCCGCGACTCGCTCTTCACCGAGATCGAGATGACCGCGCTCGCGGTGGCGATCTCGATGGTGCTCGGCATCGGCCTCGCGGTGCTCCTGGACCGCAAGTTCCCCGGCCGCGGGGTGGTCAGGACCCTGCTGATCGCGCCGTTCCTGATCATGCCGACGGTCGCCGGGCTGCTCTGGAAGACCACGATGTTCGACCCGACCTACGGCATCGTCAACTGGCTGCTCCACCTGGTCGGCGCCGGCCCGGTCGACTTCACCAGCCAGTTCCCGCTCTCCTCGGTGGTCGCCGTGCTGGTCTGGCAGTGGACGCCGTTCATGATGCTGATCGTGCTGGCCGGGCTGCAGAGCCAGTCCGCCGACGTGCTGGAGGCCGCCCGGGTGGACGGCGCCGGGGCCTGGACCACCTTCCGGGCGATCACCGTCCCGCATCTGCGCCCCTACATCGAGCTGGGCGTGCTCCTCGGGGCGATCTACCTGGTCAACACCTTCGACGTGATCTACATGATGACCCAGGGCGGGCCCGGCACGGCCACCACCAACCTGCCGTACTACCTCTACCAGCGGGCCTTCCTCGGCTTCGACGTCGGCCAGGCCTCGGCGCTCGGGGTGGTCACCGTCATCGGCACGCTGATCGTCGCCTCGGTCGCGCTGCGGATGCTCTTCACCGTCTTCTCCGCCGCCAACGACACCACCGGGAGGCGTTCCTGATGGCCGCTCAACTCACCGCCCCCGCACGACCGGCGGCACCGGCCGCGGCACCGCCGCGCCGCCGGGGCGCGGTCCGGCGCAGGATCGGCCGCACAGCCTGGGCGGCCGGAGCCTGGATCTGCGGGATCGTCTTCTTCTTCCCGGTGCTGTGGATGGCGCTCACCGCGTTCAAGTACGAGGCGGACGCCTACACCACCACCCCGCACCTGATCTTCACCCCCACCCTCAGCCAGTTCCGTGCCGTGTTCTCCGCCGGGATCGGCCCCTACCTCGGCAACTCGGCGATCGCCACCGCGGTCTCCACGCTGCTGGTGCTGGCCCTCGGCGTGCCGGCGGCGTACGCGCTGTCCATCCGCTCGGTGGCGAAGTGGCGGGACGCCATGTTCTTCTTCATCTCGACGAAGATGCTGCCGGCGGTGGCCGCGATCATCCCGATCTACCTGGCCGTCCGCGACCTCGGGGCACTGGACAGCGTCTGGACGCTGGTCGTCCTCTACACCGCGATGAACCTGCCGATCGCGGTCTGGATGCTGCGCTCGTTCTTCCTGGAGGTGCCGGTCGAGGTGCTGGAGGCGGCCCGGGTGGACGGGGTCTCGCGGCGGGAGGAGATCACCCGCGTGCTGCTGCCGATCTCCGCGCCCGGGATCGCCGCCACCGCGCTGATCTGCGTGCTGTTCTCCTGGAACGAGTTCTTCTTCGCCCTCAACCTGACCTCCTTCCGGGCCGCGACCATGCCGGTCTTCCTGGTCGGCCTGATGACCAGCGAGGGCCTGTACTGGGCGAAGCTGGCCGCCGCGGCGACGCTGGCCTGCCTCCCGGTGCTGCTGGCCGGGTGGATCGCGCAGAAGCAGCTGGTCCGCGGGCTCTCCATGGGCGCGGTGAAGTAACCGCGCCGGGGCCGGGGAGGCGCAGGGGCATCGATCTCCTGTCACCGGTCACCGAATCGACCTACGACGAGCAAACCCCCACCGTTTGGAGCAAGATTTCATGCGCGCTGTGGTCATCGACAAGCCCGGCCGGGTCCGCGTCACCGAGGTCCCGGACCCGACGCCGGCGGCCGGGCAGGTGGTGGTCGAGGTCGCCGCCTGCGGGGTGTGCGGCACCGACCTCCACATCCTGGACGGCGAGTTCCCGCCCTCCCCGTACCCGCTGATCCCCGGGCACGAGTTCGCGGGCACCATCGCCGCCTCCGACGACCCCGCGCTGCCGGTGGGCATCCGGGTCGCCGTCGACCCGTCGCTGTACTGCGGCAGGTGCGAGTACTGCCGCATCGGGCGGGGCAACCTCTGCGCCGACTGGAACGCCGTCGGCGACACCGTCGACGGCGCCTTCGCCCAGTACGTCGCCGTCCCGGCAACCAACGTCCACCGACTCCCGGACTCCGTACCGGACTTCCGCACCGCCGCGATGATCGAGCCGCTCTCCTGCGCGGTGCACGGCGTGGACCTCCTCGGTCCGGTGCTGGGCAAGCGGGTGCTGGTCATCGGCTCCGGGACGATGGGCCTGCTGATCGCCCAGCTCCTGGGCCGGGCCGGCGCCTCCGAGGTGGCGGTGGTCGACCGGGCCGGCGAGCGGCTGACCATCGCGCAGGCGCTCGGCTTCACCTCCACCGCCACCTCGGTCGGCGAACTCGCGGGCGGGGCAAGGGGGTTCGACATCGCGGTGGATGCCACCGGCGCGCCGGCGGCGATCGCCTCCGGGCTGGACGCCCTGCGTCGCGGCGGCACCCTGCTGGTCTTCGGGGTCGCCGACGCGGAGGCCGTCGTCCCGGTCTCCCCGTTCCGGATCTACAACGACGAGATCCGGATCCTGGGCTCGATGGCGGTGCTGAACAGCTACGCGCCGGCCGTCGACCTGATCGCGGCAGGTGCGGTGGACGTCGCCCCGCTGCTCGGCGACGCCTACCCGCTGGACGGCTACACCGAGGCGGTCGACGCCGTCCGCACCGGCGCCACCGGCGCGGGCCCGAAGATCCACGTACTGCCGAACGCGGAGGCGTAGGCGCCGGCTTCGGCGGGCGGCAGACCGGCCGCCGGTTCGGTCCGCGTGGGCCGCGGCGGCGGCCGGCGGCGGGGCACCCACCGCGGGCCAAGGGCCGCGCGCGGCTTAGCCGGGGAGACGGGACTCGATGGCGTCGGCCGCCCGGGGGGCGCCGCCCGCCTTGCATATCTCCTCCCGCATCGCTTCCAGCCGGCCGTGGAGGGCGGCGGTGTCGTCGCCGTGCAGCAGGCCGCCCACCGCCTCCCGCAGCCGCTCGGCGGTGGCCTCGGCGGGCGCCAGCACGCGGCCCAGGCCGAGCTCCGCGATCCGGTCCGCGGTGGTCCGCTGCTCGGGAGTGTGCGGGACGGCCACCATCGGGACGGCGGCGGCCAGCGACTCCATCGCCGAGTTCATCCCGGCGGCGGTGACGAAGACGTCCGCGTGGGCGAGGACGAGGGGCTGCGGCACCTCCTGACGGGCCGTCACCCCCGGCGGCAGCGGTCCCAGCGCCGCCGGCTCGATCCCGTCGCCGACCGACATCAGGAC contains the following coding sequences:
- a CDS encoding MOSC domain-containing protein, with the protein product MPAFPEPRLLSVNVGRPRPNPWKTAGYTWFDKQPADGPVGVSAPGPKGTGEVGLAGDAVGDVKHHGGTDQAVYAYAREDLDDWQLRLERPIAAGGFGENLTTAGVDVNGALIGERWRIGRDVLLEVSCPRIPCGTFQGWMEEPGWIKRFTLAALPGAYLRVVEPGEIRGGDRVVVEYRPSGHEVSVATAFRALTTAPELLPGLLDAPALPAELRERARKRLPFD
- a CDS encoding muconolactone Delta-isomerase family protein, which produces MEFLVTMTTTVPAGTPEAEVDDVRAREAANSARLAEEGSLLRLWRPPLQPGEWRSLGLFEAPDAKWLEETLAGMPLRIWRSDEVTPLAPHPNDPGPAASDGGADSPEFFVLFVVDPAKGGPADAFKEATAAEAVRTRELAAEGHLARLWRLPGDGRALGLWRAGSPEEMRDILGTLPLTPWLTTETTPLTAHPSDPASRP
- a CDS encoding TetR/AcrR family transcriptional regulator; translation: MATAEQRHERRPRRHDPERRARILDAALDALVSDGAAGLTHRKVAARADVPLGSVTYHFASLADLQAQAFARYVEQRTAEFAALFTGVRERAELVEVLVELVQGGPARSRSAVLGFELHLAALRDPALRALTARWTADSRAVLARFTDPETAGQLDALLEGLIMHQLLATEPSSRASTRAAITKALCTTEPTGGRDAEQ
- a CDS encoding epoxide hydrolase family protein; this encodes MPSSSSRSGEGSSRAARPLIAVPAVPGAPAVSDAELADLRERLRRTRWAARWPLDGWAAGTDPEELRRLVAYWADGYDWRAREAELGALPAHLADLDGTPLHYLRYDGEHPDALPLVLTHGWPSTVLELTALAERLAAPSRYGGEAADAFTVIVPALPGFPFSPQRPALTAAEQTHDLWHRLMHDVLGFERYAAHGGDLGAGITSRLAEAHPESLVGIHLLAVAAPASYQASELTAEEREYLDSLTAWQQQEGGYQHQQSTRPLTLAQGLSDSPAGLLAWLVEKYRAWSDCGGDLSTRFTDDFLLTQASLYWFTNSISTSFRPYYEYAQGLTHRVARVEVPTAVAVFPADISRPPRSWAERTYEVARYTRMPRGGHFAAHEEPALLAEDITAFYRPYRRPPGLSPR
- a CDS encoding SDR family NAD(P)-dependent oxidoreductase; translated protein: MTTNEFAGMTALVTGAARGVGRETTALLTARGARVLAVDLRGPELAALAEETPGVVTLTGDVALEETAVRAVGAALEAFGRLDILVNNAGRTLNKPVTETTAEDWDELLAVNARGAFLLARECFRVMAARGGGAIVSTGSYAGTVGLPQGAAYSASKGALAQLTKVLALEGGPLGIRANLVAAGVIETDFLDTFRPDSRAYLTSFGDAHPLGRVAGPREIAEVLCFLASPRSSFVTGAVLAADGGFTAG
- a CDS encoding MFS transporter — protein: MLCAAHFMDAVDLSDVNVALPAIQRDLGMGSGALQWIVSAYALGYGGFLLLGGRVADLFGRRRAFLAAVAVFAVVSLFGALAPNGGLLIAARLVKGVAAGFLAPAALSLITTGWPEGPRRGRALGWYATAGACGFVGGLVLGGVLTELSWRLVLVLPAPIAVLALLAGLRLLPADPPAGERARVDVPGALTATGGLVLLVYAITRAPEEGWGSAGTLVLFAAAVLLLALFLRIESGTRRPLVPLPFLARRRTAGTSLTIFAMWGGYTAFAFIATLCLQNVLHWSPLRTAGAFVPLGLVNGGLAPFAGRLAARFGAHRMIAVGMLLLALSYALFFRIGPGASFTGVVLPVMVLNGLGTAAVFPALNLSAVAGVPDRDQGLAGALLNTSMQIGGAVVLAVVTAVVESGQPAGAGPAGGAPAGYASATAVIVAVVLAGLAAATLLRHRPDLNRETA
- a CDS encoding helix-turn-helix transcriptional regulator, whose amino-acid sequence is MDGNHLGEFLRARRARLRPEDVGMTGYGVRRVSGLRREEVAVLAGVNADYYTRLEQGRERRPSAQVLDALGRALRLDADARAHLHRLAGTAPEPAPPLYTAERVSPELRQLMDGYAGTPAFVMNRTLDLLAANALAEALYSAFTPADNLARMTFLDPAGRRFYQDWDRAAQSAVANLREAAGFDPDHPRLRELVTALSEGSSHFARLWRAHDVRGKTRDAKHLVHPDVGPLTLTYQSFDVREAPGQQLVIYHAEPATPSAEALKLLGSLHASRHPSRPAAGG
- a CDS encoding sugar-binding transcriptional regulator translates to MGPGELIQAAAMARRFYLQGRSKVQIAEEFGVSRFRVARVLDRALETGLVRIEIRTPDELDAERSDALRARYGLHHAVVVTAHEEEGLPDPVGLGGSAARLIGELVEEDGVLGLAWGNAVNATADALTTLPHCTVVQLTGVYDGGPNGTGTPGVPPGQAGSVESVRRAARISGGSALPIYAPLVLPDPGTAATLRAQPGVARVFAEYPQVRVAVVSIGAWGPGVSTVYDSLSSEERERLADEGVVGEMAGLLFDAQGSLTAQELTDRCVAIGAEDLRAVPEVLAVAGGVRKARAIGAVLRSGLITSLVTDSAVAERLLTE
- a CDS encoding ABC transporter substrate-binding protein, whose amino-acid sequence is MPIPRAAGRPHRRAATTTGAAALTAVLALTASGCAGAGEVGSASGGTTVTVAIVANPQMQDVETLTSEFTRTHPGIHIDYVTLPENEARQKITESVATGSGEFDVVMISNYETPMWAKNGWLVDLQPYANNTAGYDPADFIGPIRQSLSYRGDLYSVPFYGESSFLMYRKDLFAAHHLTMPAHPTWQQVAHFADVLNDPGHNMAGICLRGDPGWGENLAPLDTVINTFGGTWYDKDWNAKLDSPATEKAVSFYTDLVHRDGEPSAATSGFTECGTDMGQGTAAMWYDATSAAGTLEDPTSSKVAGKVGYAPAPVVDTPSSGWLYSWSLALPKTSQHKDAAWQFVSWATSKEYIRLVGSKLGWSRVPPGSRESTYAIPQYRKAAAAFAQPTLDSISTARPQQPGVQPVPYTGVQFLDIPEFEDLGTRVSQQISAAVAGQESVPSALSQAQSYAETVGRTYRKQ
- a CDS encoding carbohydrate ABC transporter permease, producing the protein MAALAPTASAPELSRPAGGRRSPRAEARSRRIPLSPALVFMLIVTQIPFLLTIVFSFESWNLVRPGSRHWVGFSNYADVFTDSEFRDSLFTEIEMTALAVAISMVLGIGLAVLLDRKFPGRGVVRTLLIAPFLIMPTVAGLLWKTTMFDPTYGIVNWLLHLVGAGPVDFTSQFPLSSVVAVLVWQWTPFMMLIVLAGLQSQSADVLEAARVDGAGAWTTFRAITVPHLRPYIELGVLLGAIYLVNTFDVIYMMTQGGPGTATTNLPYYLYQRAFLGFDVGQASALGVVTVIGTLIVASVALRMLFTVFSAANDTTGRRS